The Micropterus dolomieu isolate WLL.071019.BEF.003 ecotype Adirondacks linkage group LG23, ASM2129224v1, whole genome shotgun sequence DNA window AAGACTGTCCAGCGTAACACTGCAGTTCAATCCCAGAGATGCTCCACCAGCACTACGTATGGTCCAAAGAGCAAGAGGGATTTTCTCCTGGCTGACAAGCAACTGTTCGGCGAGGAATGCCGTGAGGCAATATCCTTATTGAAACATTCAACTGATGTGTCAGTTGTCAAAGATAAGATGATGGCAACATTTCAATACCGCCAGACGCTAGTTCAGGAACAGCAAAACTCTGCAACAGTCTTGGATGTGTTCCCGTGGTTTCTCGACATTCCCGGCTTGGTAAGAAAGACATACCTTTGTTTGATCAGCTTATTTTTGAAGGGAACAATTATGACTCAATATACTTTCAGTATCAAGGACTTAAGGTGTTTCTTCTGTAGATTGACCAAGATTTCACCATGATGTTTGGAGAAGAGGTTTCCGGCAGATTTTTGGCAAAATGGCCGACGTACTTCAAACCCAGGCTCCTGGCAGACTGCAAGAACCGGGCTTCTAACGAGCATGTTGAAGAACTCTTGTCTGCGCAGCAAAACTCAAATGAGTCTGGTAAGTGTGCCTCATTCTgcctttaaaacatttacacaacagATTCTTATCTTCTTACCTTAAGTCTTGTCTTTGGCATAAtctgtaatattttaaataatattttaagatATAAATGTATCTGAAAATCTTACACTTTATTCTACTTTGCTCCTAGGCTGGGACAGGGACCTGTCAAGCATTCTACTGCTGGTTCACCTGCTCCCCCCTACCTCAAAAGGCCACAAGAAGAGTGCTAAAATCAGCTCATATCAAGCTGTCAACCATGTGGTGAGATATCTCAAGGTATtccatgtttaatgtttttcatcCAGTTGTTCTCATACTGCTTCTGCTTGTGTTGCATAacttatattaatattttctgtctgtgtgtttgtcataGATTGGAGCCAGTGTAGAGACCTTCCTAGGGAGCTTGGAACCAGGACAGCCCTTCCTCCTCTGTGTTGGGGAACAGAAGAACAGCATTCAGAGGTTCTGTGTCATTGTTGACCAGAAGGCCATCCCTTGCAAGGCGCAAACATCCCTGGCTGCTTTCGATGAGCTTTTCAAGGCACACTTCATCTTCAGTGTTAACTACCACGAATCCCTCAACAGCTTCTACACATTCATCCAAACCACGGTGTTTAACATCGATGTGGGAAGTGCCAAGGAAAGTCCCAGAGTAAAGGAGCTCAGAGCAAGGCTGTTGCACACCAATACTTGAGGTGATACACATCCTTGTTTGCAAATATGCtgatatgttttatttgtaaGGCACACCAGAAAAGTTCTGCATTGCTTTGTCAGCATTTGAGACTTCACCATGGATTATATCCAGGAAAGACATTACGTTTGAAATGTGGACAACCGGGATGTTCTTTATCATTTTGTACGTATTCAGGGTTCAACACCTCGTTCGTTTGCACAAGGACACTTGTTCACCAAATACTATTGACAATGTGGATGCTCAAAATGAAGGTGATGAGCCTTCAAGTTCTCAGGCAGTCGGTACCAACACTCCAGTAACTAGCTGTTCCTTGCTCCTTTCTGTTGACAAGCATCATTTGTTAAACCTGTGTGGATCTGTTGTAGCACAATTGCAAGCATCAGGTGTTGCTGAGTGCACTGTCCAAGCAATGGTAGGATCAATGGAAGAGCTTGTAAATGACATTCATAAGCAAACAAGAGAAGCTGTTTTAACTCGATCTAGTGTGGACCAATATAGACACTTTTAAAGTGTTGAATTTAATTCTGTAGGTGTTGAATTAGCACTGCTGATTTTGCTGtgcacacatttattattgacagaaaagaaaaatctcttCAGCATCAGCAAACACAAAGCAAGCAGACAAGAAAATGTGACAAGAAAACTCACAGCAGCttgaaaacaagacaaagagtctacagccacagAGCGCAGcattgctttgagctaaatgctaacacggGATGCTGAAATGTTCACAATGAGACAGTGACAATCAGTGACGTCGTCACCATCTTAGTTCAACATTTGCTAATCtgcaaagtacagctgaagctGTTGGTGATGTTATTCATTTTGAATGGTGATGTTGTCAAATTTTGACCTGATCATGGTGCTagataaaaatttaaaagatCACCAAAGTGATTAATTCATCCTGTGAGGGGCATGAATGTGAGTACCAAATGTTATGGCAATCAGTTCAATAGTTGTTAGTTAGTTACTCAAAATCACTTGCCAGCCTCATGGCTGCACTAGAGGAAACTTCCAGGTATGCCCAAAGTCATTAGGAGTAATCGtttgggaaccatgaatgtcaaaTTTTGCCAAATTTTGTGCCAATCCAAAAGATGATGAGATGTTTCACAGGATAACTGAAAACAAGGGGCTTGTCAGGGGATAACAAAGGTCAGCACGATTCATCTGCTGGGAACCATGAAAGTCTGTAGAAATTTGAAAAGCAAACTATTCTCTAGTTGCTCAGATatctcagtctggaccaaaatggTGGGCTGACCGATATGTGGTGGACTGACATGTATATATGTGACAAGGCAAGAGGCTTTGGATAATAGCACCAAAAATGTTCATAATTATGCGCTTCGTAATGCTATATGAATCCAAGCAATGGTTCGAATAATAACAGCTACCTAACTAACTTGTGCAACCTCTTTTAAATTCTATCAGTGTCATGCAGAAGAGCATCAAAGAAACATAATAGTATTAGAATAAACTGATTGTTCCACATGATGCTGTCCACTATGATCTCATATGTTAAAACAGTATAGAATATAGCTtgttcatgttacattttagccTATATTACAGTAGCCTGATTTCTGCTAAGCATAATAATTGCTCATTGCTGTTTTATTGACCACTGGAGTGCTGTTCATGAACTTCTCACTTTGTTTTATATCCCCCGTGTTGTTTCCTTTCCTCGGACAGATGTACCTCCATTTTTCTCTACTTAATTTTCTCCTTTGTCTCCCTTGTGTGTAGATTTTAATCTAGTGCCCTCTTTAAGGACTTCTCCACAGTCCAAGTGCCATAGTTAATCACAGAGCAAACCATCTGGTTTCATTCTGTCTCTATCTTATTCCCCCAAATTATATTTTGGTAAGTATGCAGTGATGTACAGCAGTTGTGTGGGGCTTCTATACAACTGTAGCACCTGAGTGTTGACTTATGTCAGTAGTGAGATAAGGTATTCACACACTCAATTACCTCTCCTGAAGATGGCAAATACTGCATGTGTGATATCCCAACTGTAAACACTTTGAGAACTACAAATAGGGAAATCTCTCACATTTAAATGCAGGCAGCCCAAGACGGTATACTAGATGCATCAATAATTCAATTCCTTCAGAAACGGATGGGCGAAAGACTGGTTCAAGTGTTTGAAGATAACCAGCGAGGTTGTAAAAAAACATCTGTTCCATCTAGAaatgagagagtgtgagagtgagctGTACACACAAAGCCACACAGATACAGACTCAGACAGATGGTTCCCTTCTTTCCTGTCAGTTGTTTCCTTTTGCTTTTAtcacaaaagtgtttttttaattttggggGGTCATGGACTGCATCCCATCATCTTGCCAACATGTCCAAGAGGAATGAAATAAGCTGCTTTTTTGTGGCAGTTTCATCAGAGGAAACTATAACTTTGGGTTTTTTCACATACCATATCATAGAAAAATGAAACTTAATTATGCAAAAGTTGCAGATTTAAATATATGgacagaataaaatatttaccaGTGCAATAAAGAAATAACTGGCTACAGGATTGGACTGTAACAGATGTTTACGACCATGGAAGGATACAATTTCTCATCTTTTTCTAATGAATTTCCACTACTTCCGTTCCTCACCTTCTTAGGGTGGATTTATACATCACAGAAAGGCTTAACGGGAGTCTTGAAATGGATACCTATGGCATAGGTTTTGATTTATAGTTCAGCCTTGGATTTCACCTATTGTGATGCTGAGAATGAGACTGTTCCATGTGGTCAAATTATCATTCTTTGTTTGCAATGGCAATGGTTTTGCTAGAAGTGTAATACTGAAAATGATAAGACTGAGCCCTTTTTCAATATGCTTCATGCTTTGTTTCACTGATCACTTTGTATTGGCATCACAAACTTTTAGGAGAAAATTCAGAcagccaatcacagttcttactGTCCCCACATCATATCTTTGTTGCTGCCCATTTTGTGTCCTTGTTGGAGAGGAACAGTATTGATGGTGATGCAGACACGaggcaacagacagacaggacacagCCATGGGTCACTGCATTTAAATGTGGCTATCAGACTATGGGGTGtcaaaaatgtcagaaatgtagAGAGAAATTTGATGGAAATCAGACGTTGCTGTTGTCAAAGACTTTGATAATTGTGCTGCATTTCCAATAGAGACATTAAGATTATAGATTCTATTTATGAATTTTCCACCGTTGCGGTACAAAACATGGAGGTAGATAGCCAGCTTTTACTGTCAACTCAGaagcattatatatatatatatatatatatatatatatatatatatatatatatatatatataattaccCCTCTCATTGTCTGTGTACATCTGGGAAGAATCTaaacaaaatccaaacaaaaTCTTGTGAGGCATTCTTCTACTATAGAAGGGTCTTTTTGTATCTTTTATACAACTTTCACACTTGTCTCTGAAACGTGACTCTGTAAACACCTCCCTACACTCCCCAaatctccctctttccctttctctccaCTTTTCTTACCCTTCTCCTCCCTTTATCTTTACTAAACCCTTCATAAGCTTTGATCAGAGACCTCAGCTGATAAATTTAACAGCTTGCATACATAGTGAATTACCATCAGCTGGCAAAAGCGGTCATTTCCCTAACTTATTACCAAGTTTTACTCCCCAGAAGGCAATTGAATAGAGATTGATGTCTTGGTAGTGGTCATTCAGGTATCAGTCTGCATTAAGGACTGCTAAAGGGGAGATATCCACCCTACAGATCCAATCTGATAAGGTCTACACTGGTGTTGAGGTTTAAATTAATCCTGTTTGAGAGGAACACCTGCTGGCTTGAGTGAGATAGCTGATTATGTTGGGGTTATTTTAGAGTTTAGCCTCCTCATTCACATGCAGTAACTTTGGTCTACTTTCACCATCACTCCAGTTTTATTCGATGAGAAAATATCTCCATACGGCAGGTAATAAAACCAGTCAGCTCACTGACAGGATATTATTATGGATAAAGAGTGCAAATAAATTGTGTTGATAATATATATAGCTATGCATACTTTAATCACCCAATAAGGGAAACCATAGTAATGGTAAATTCTGTtgaccaggggttttcaaagtgggaggtGGGGGGttccaaacagtttcagaggaggctcagtgaatggaagtgaaacaatgttACATaacttattgcattagttatcaaaaggagatcacataatatagcctacatgtgtgagagttcagagatacagtagtttttgggaactgttttccccccatcagagtcagaaactaatgaATGCCTTAGGAAAGACTAGAAaagctattttggctcaaatgttgagtgtctatgggatcaaataatataatcattatCCCATAGGCATCTAGGAATTGAGCAAAACTTATCAAGTATACTAAAGATGTGGTagtggttgtggtggtggtgaggggGTGCAGGGGGTGCCGTTTCCCAAgatttgtctgaggggaggcccataGTCTCAGACAGTCTCAGAAAACCCCTGCTGTAGACTGTACTTCTATATCGCTTTCTAATCTTCCGACCACTAAAAAGCACTTTACACTTCATGTTACATTCACCCGATTCACACGCATTCATACACCGATGGCAAGACaaccatgcaaggtgccaactgcacatCAGAGAGAAACTAATCACTCACaaagcaatttggggttcagtatctggCCCAAGGACACTTCCATATGCCGGGGATCCTAAAGTAAAACTAGAAGTAGTTAACTGGAACACTTATCTCAGCGGTCCAAGTGGGCCTATTTCAAAGCCTCCTTTGGTAAAACAGCTGCTCTGAGCTGTGGCCAGAAGATTGTCTGTGATTTTCCCATGAAGGAACATGTGGAGAAAGTCATTGGGTTGAAAATAAGGAGCTCAGGTACCTGACGTACCAGGCAACCAGAAGGACTGCAGCTTTTACTGTTGCAGAAGCATAAACCTGTGTTCAGGAGGATTTTGGAGAGGCCATGGAGAAAGATTTTCAGTACTAAAACCGTCAGCAGGCAAGAACTAGAATGTGCCCACTTTTGTGACCATGGTATTTTATCACTTGCTCTTTCCTGATGCCATAGTCCAGTTGGTATGCACACAGTTTGCAGATGAGTGTAAAGCAGTTGTGTTGAGGGTCAGCACCTCCAATTGCTAGGAAACAGtgaaaacaatgaaatgttCTCCCTTGCTGGGAGAAAGTCGCTTGTCCAAGTGAGGAATCTCAAGCATCTCTAGGTCTTGTTCTTGTATGGAGCTGAAGGCCCCCAGACAAATTGGTGCAGCTCCCGCAGTAAATGCACATAAATATGGTGGTGAAGAGAGAGCTGAGCCTGAGGGTAAACCTCTCTTTGTTTAACAGTAACAAACTTACATTCCAATCCTAATCTACAGTCATGAACTTTACAATGAGACTGAAAGAATTAGATtgcagatacacacactcaaaatgTTTCCTTGGCAGTGTCTCGGCTGGGCAGGGTTAGGAACTCAGAGCTTTCTAGAGCTACTGCTCCTTCGCATTAAAAAGAGCTAGGGGTGGAGTTCAGGCATCTAAGCAGTCTCCTAATCTTCTCCCTGTGGAGGCATTCTAGGCACATACAACTGGGAGGAGACCAAGGGAAGACCCACTGGAGGAGTACAGTGCATATCAAGCTAGACTGTCAGGAGGATGCATTTAGGTATGTGTCTGGGCTACTTCACCCTTGACTCAGATAGGCCATGGAAAGTTGATGGG harbors:
- the LOC123962629 gene encoding uncharacterized protein LOC123962629 isoform X1 gives rise to the protein MVNLLVADMMEVHGNPYSGNGYEHFYDAESGSGYLAWRIKTVQRNTAVQSQRCSTSTTYGPKSKRDFLLADKQLFGEECREAISLLKHSTDVSVVKDKMMATFQYRQTLVQEQQNSATVLDVFPWFLDIPGLIDQDFTMMFGEEVSGRFLAKWPTYFKPRLLADCKNRASNEHVEELLSAQQNSNESGWDRDLSSILLLVHLLPPTSKGHKKSAKISSYQAVNHVVRYLKIGASVETFLGSLEPGQPFLLCVGEQKNSIQRFCVIVDQKAIPCKAQTSLAAFDELFKAHFIFSVNYHESLNSFYTFIQTTVFNIDVGSAKESPRVKELRARLLHTNT
- the LOC123962629 gene encoding uncharacterized protein LOC123962629 isoform X2, producing MVNLLVADMMEVHGNPYSGNGYEHFYDAESGSGYLAWRIKTVQRNTAVQSQRCSTSTTYGPKSKRDFLLADKQLFGEECREAISLLKHSTDVSVVKDKMMATFQYRQTLVQEQQNSATVLDVFPWFLDIPGLIDQDFTMMFGEEVSGRFLAKWPTYFKPRLLADCKNRASNEHVEELLSAQQNSNESGWDRDLSSILLLVHLLPPTSKGHKKSAKISSYQAVNHVIGASVETFLGSLEPGQPFLLCVGEQKNSIQRFCVIVDQKAIPCKAQTSLAAFDELFKAHFIFSVNYHESLNSFYTFIQTTVFNIDVGSAKESPRVKELRARLLHTNT